One Actinomycetospora corticicola genomic window, CCAGGGGTTGAACTTCTCCTCGCCGGGGGCGCCTGCTCCGGGCGCGCTCACGACCGTCCCTCCGCGTCGTCCTCCGGCCGCGGCGGCGGGGCCCCGTCGCCGGTCACCTCGATCTCGTCGAGCGTCTCCAGCTCCTTCGTCGTGAGCGCCTGCGCGCCCTCGAGGACGGTGGCCTGGTGCTCGGCGATCCGGGCGTCGACCAGCTTCGACAGCGCGAACGCCAGGGCGCCGGTCTGCCGCACGGTCTGCTCGTCGACGGGGTCCTGGCGCGCGGAGGTGATCGCCACGCCGGCGGGGGCCCCGTCGGCGACCGCGACGCCCACCGTGAACGTCTCGCGCGGGTTCGCGGCCGGGTCGGCGAAGTGCTTCTTCAGGCGTCGCAGCATGCGGTGCCAGGCGAGCTTCTCCCCCTTGAGCTCGAGCCCCTCGACGTCGTCCTCGGTGAGGCCCATCCCCCGCTCGCCGCCCGCGAAGCACCGCGAGTAGGAGATCAGGGCCGTGGTCCACAGGGCCTCGGTGAGGACCTCGTCGTGCTGCTTCGCGAGCCCGGGCCGCAGTTCGGCCACGAGACGCTCGCAGCAGAGCAGGACGGTCTGGAGGTCGTCGAAGATGGCGGCGAGGTCGGCGAGAGCGGCGGCCGCGGGCGACCCGATCCGACGGACGGTGCGTGGTGCCACGTCGGTCATGACGCAATCCCTCCTTGACTTCTCGTGGTGGTGGAGGAGGACCGGGCCCGGACGCACGGCACTCCCGCGACCCTTGGTGCGGGAGTGCCGTGCGACCTCCGGTCTAGAGGCCGTAGCGGACCGCGAGCTGACCGCGGCAGATGCTGGTGTTCGCGTCGACGCCGACCTGGTAGCTGCGGGCCTTGCGCAGGTGCAGCGGCAGCGCCTCGACGCCGACAGTGGCACCCGACGGGTCGACGACCAGCGGGTCGGAGTCCTCGGAGGGGATCCCCAGTTCCCGACGACGGGCGCGCAGACGTCGCAGGTCGTCCGAGGACCCGCTGGACTCCACGGCGTCGCCCAGCGTCATCCCGGCGACCTGCTCCGGCGTCGCGCCGGCCCGCATCAGCGGGCGGACGACGAGGTCCGTGCCGGCCATCAACGCCCGCTCGGTGAACGTCCGCCGCAGGTCGTGCAGCTCCGAGACGGCCTCGCCGACCTCGGTGCCGGCCATGGAGGTCACGAACCCGGCCCGGGCGGCCACCCCGGCGTTGATGGCGTCGGAGGCGAAGTGGTCGATGAGCACCACCTCGACGTCGACGAGCCCCTCGACGCCCGACACGGCGTCCCAGGCGTCGGCGACCATGAGGAAGGCGAAGTTCGGGGCGCAGAAGTAGGTGGGCAGGCGCAGCCTCACGTGGGCGACCGGGCCGGAGTCGGCCTCGGCGAGCTCGACCGACGCCACGAAGTCCAGCGAGACGACGTCGGTGTCGAGCTCGGGGTCGCGCACGGTGCGCAGCGCCTCCCACACCCGCCCGACGACCTCCTCGGACGTCGGGCGGGTGAGGAAGGAGATGGTCATGCCTGGGCCACCTCGCGCTCGTCGACGAGCTGGGCGCCCTCACCCGCGGGCAGCTGGAACTCCGCCGGCACGTCGATGCCGTAGAGCTTCGCGGCGTTGAGGCCGAGGATCTTCTTCTTGCCCTCGACGCCCAGGCGCGGGTAGTCGGAGAACTCGTCGGACGGGTAGTCCCAGTCCACGAGGCCCTCGATCTGCCAGCGCGGGGTCCAGATGTTGTAGTCCGAGCCGAAGGTCATCTTGTCCTCGCCGACCCAGAACAGCAGCTCGCCCATGACCTTGGCGAAGAACTTCGGGCGGGCGTGCATGAGGCCGCCGATGACCACCGAGAGGCCGGCGTAGACGTTCGGCTCCTGCGTCGCCATGAAGCAGAAGTCCTCGATCCGCGGCAGACCCACGTGCTCGACGATGAAGTTCAGGCCCTGGAAGTCGGTCGCCGCGTGGTCGACGTCGGAGACGTCGAACGCGTCCTTGTCCAGCGGCCAGATCGTCGGGCCCTTGTGGACGTGGATGTTCTTGACGCCGAGCTCCTGGGCCCGCTCGAGGAAGCGGTAGGCCTCGGGGTCGGTCAGCTTGAAGCCGCGCGAGTCGCCGTTCCACTCCGCGGTGTAGAGCTTCGCGCCGATCGCGTTGAACCGCTTGGTGTTCTCCTCGAACTCGCGCATGCCCTTGTCGCCGTCGCGCGGGTCGAAGCGGGTGTTGACGATGAACTTGTCCGGGTGCTTCTCGAACAGCGACCCGTTGCGCTCGGTCGTGTTGAAGCCGTCCTTGTACCACTCGCGCAGGTAGGTCGACTGGAAGATGGCCTTGTCGACGTACCCCTCCTCGAACACCTCGCGCATCAGCTGGTCCTCGGAGACCCGCTGGAACTCCTCGATCGGCTGGTGCGTCTCGGCCGGGCCGAGGCCCTGGTAGGCGTGGAAGCACTCGATCCAGCCCTTGGCGTACTGCTCCGCGCCCTCCACCCAGTTCTCGGGCGACGCGTCCCAGTAGTGCATGTGGGAGTCGACGATGAAGTACTTCTCGCCGTTCTTCTCGTACATGGAATACCTCTCCGCAGTTCGTGGTGGTTTCTTGCGGCTGCTTGTCAGGGCACGAGGATCGCCCGGCCGCGGACCTTGCCCGCGTCGAGGTCGTGCAGGGCGTCCAGCGCCTGGTCGAGGCGGTACTGGACGGTGTGGAGGGTGACCTTCCCGGCCTGCGCGAGGACCATCAGTTCCGCGAGGTCGTTGTAGGTCCCGACGATGTTGCCGATGACGTTCTTCTCGCCGGCGACGAAATCGAGGGTCGGGGCGGAGAACTGTCCGCCGTAGCCGAGCACGAAGCAGTAACCGGCCGGCCCGGTCATCGCCCAGGCGTCGTGCTCGGCGCCCTGCTCGGCGACGAAGTCGAAGACGACCGTGGCGCCGCCACCGGTGAGGTCCTGGACGGCCTGGACGTGGTTGCCGTCGGCGACCACGGTCTCCTCGGCCCCGATCTGCTTCGCGAGGTCCAGCGCGGCCTGGTTGCGGTCGACCGCGATGATCTTCGTGGCCGTCAGCGCCGCCAGGGCCTGCACGGCGATGTGGCCCAGGCCGCCGACCCCCTGCACCACCGCCGTCGTCCCTGGGTACAGGTACGGCACCGACTTGCGCACCGCGTGGTAGGCGGTGATGCCGGCGTCGGCGAGCGCGGCCACGTCGGCCGGGTTGGTGTCCGGGTTCAGCTTCACGCAGGCCCGGGCGGTGGTGCGCAGGTACTCGGCCATGCCGCCGTCGTTGTTGGACAGGCCGGGGAAGAAGGCGTCGCCGGTGCACTGCATGTCGCGGCCCGCCCGGCAGGCGAGGCACAGCCCGCAGGAGGGCTGCGGGTGCAGGATCACCGTGTCGCCGACCTTGACGTTGGTGACCGCGTCCCCGATCTCGTGCACCCACCCGGCGTTCTCGTGGCCGATGACGTAGGGCAGGTCGGGGTTCTGGATCGCCTCCCAGTCCCCGTTGACGATGTGCAGGTCGGTGCGGCAGACGCCGGCCCCGCCGATCTTGACGATGACGTCGAGCGGGCCCTGGAGCTTCGGCTCGGCGATGTCGTCGATCGACGGATCCTGCTGGTACTGGTGGACGCGGACGGCCTTCACGGGTGCTGCTCCTTCTCGACGTCGGGGGTGGCCGGGTCTGCTCAGCCCACCGAGGGCCCGAGACCCATCGACTGCGGCGTGCTGGCGTCCGGCGAGGGCTGGGGGATGCCTTCGTCGAGGGGGCCGTACTCGGTCATGAGCGCCTTGTTCCAGGGCGTCTGCTCCTCGGCCACCAGGGAGTTCGTGGTGAGGATGAGGCCGGCGACGGACGCACCGTTCTGCAGCGCCGAGCGCACGACCCGCAGCGGGTCGATGACCCCG contains:
- a CDS encoding iron-sulfur cluster assembly protein; the encoded protein is MTISFLTRPTSEEVVGRVWEALRTVRDPELDTDVVSLDFVASVELAEADSGPVAHVRLRLPTYFCAPNFAFLMVADAWDAVSGVEGLVDVEVVLIDHFASDAINAGVAARAGFVTSMAGTEVGEAVSELHDLRRTFTERALMAGTDLVVRPLMRAGATPEQVAGMTLGDAVESSGSSDDLRRLRARRRELGIPSEDSDPLVVDPSGATVGVEALPLHLRKARSYQVGVDANTSICRGQLAVRYGL
- a CDS encoding amidohydrolase family protein; the encoded protein is MYEKNGEKYFIVDSHMHYWDASPENWVEGAEQYAKGWIECFHAYQGLGPAETHQPIEEFQRVSEDQLMREVFEEGYVDKAIFQSTYLREWYKDGFNTTERNGSLFEKHPDKFIVNTRFDPRDGDKGMREFEENTKRFNAIGAKLYTAEWNGDSRGFKLTDPEAYRFLERAQELGVKNIHVHKGPTIWPLDKDAFDVSDVDHAATDFQGLNFIVEHVGLPRIEDFCFMATQEPNVYAGLSVVIGGLMHARPKFFAKVMGELLFWVGEDKMTFGSDYNIWTPRWQIEGLVDWDYPSDEFSDYPRLGVEGKKKILGLNAAKLYGIDVPAEFQLPAGEGAQLVDEREVAQA
- a CDS encoding alcohol dehydrogenase catalytic domain-containing protein; translated protein: MKAVRVHQYQQDPSIDDIAEPKLQGPLDVIVKIGGAGVCRTDLHIVNGDWEAIQNPDLPYVIGHENAGWVHEIGDAVTNVKVGDTVILHPQPSCGLCLACRAGRDMQCTGDAFFPGLSNNDGGMAEYLRTTARACVKLNPDTNPADVAALADAGITAYHAVRKSVPYLYPGTTAVVQGVGGLGHIAVQALAALTATKIIAVDRNQAALDLAKQIGAEETVVADGNHVQAVQDLTGGGATVVFDFVAEQGAEHDAWAMTGPAGYCFVLGYGGQFSAPTLDFVAGEKNVIGNIVGTYNDLAELMVLAQAGKVTLHTVQYRLDQALDALHDLDAGKVRGRAILVP